Proteins encoded within one genomic window of Triticum aestivum cultivar Chinese Spring chromosome 2D, IWGSC CS RefSeq v2.1, whole genome shotgun sequence:
- the LOC123054294 gene encoding uncharacterized protein yields MQICYLQAKLNSEEDEHPEYIIRGTPGRIQHCGELDDHCYWGNEVKLYQWHVGALFAMFLRKKPGINYYVCTINKTFAKLGQRMNLLDYIDPHNDTLMVKLANGCLLARCRIMLETDKRTTITTVWSEFRRRANIREGDVCVAI; encoded by the exons ATGCAGATTTGTTATCTTCAAGCAAAGCTAAAT AGTGAAGAGGATGAGCATCCAGAGTATATCATCCGCG GAACACCTGGCAGGATCCAGCACTGTGGAGAGCTTGATGATCACTGTTACTGGGGTAATGAGGTTAAGTTATATCAATGGCACGTAGGCGCTCTCTTTGCTATGTTCTTGCGCAAAAAGCCAGGCATCAACTACTATGTGtgcacaatcaataaaacatttGCCAAGCTAGGCCAGCGCATG AACCTGCTGGACTACATTGATCCACATAATGATACACTCATGGTCAAGCTTGCAAATGGGTGTCTGCTTGCCAGATGTCGCATCATGCTAGAAACTGACAAGAGGACAACCATAACCACCGTCTGGTCCGAGTTTCGTCGCCGCGCCAACATTCGCGAAGGAGATGTTTGCGTTGCTATTTGA